The following are from one region of the Achromobacter xylosoxidans genome:
- a CDS encoding M81 family metallopeptidase, which translates to MKVMIARLNHETNTFSPVPTPLSAFGNDGPAYGAQAYAENKGKRTAMSAFIDIAEANGATVVTPVSATAYPSGRVSAEAYSQLCDAIVAGAQGCGAILLDLHGAMVAETTDDGEGDLLERLRCRTPDVPIAVALDLHGNVTPKMMANADVIISFKTYPHVDMYETGEHAGRILYDWLNGGPRPVMAWRRLPLMTHTLRSATAQGAMRRAVQAARGAEADGMLGVSVLAGFALADIPNPCLSVVVVGSGPREQAERVASDMAQAIWAERDGYFYDSEPLGESLARAAQLARGADKPVLLLDHGDNCMSGGTCDTMEVLTAAVDAGLTGIIAGLYCDPEAVAALAAAGEGAQVELAVGNKRPIPAIGRPAAPVLLRGVVRAVTGGEYVITGPTYTGQTACMGRSAVLDIGAAQLVITERTHEPWDLGVFESMGLDPRRARFVLVKSRMYCRPVFEPISQALVECASAGVTSSDFALFPYQRRSRPLHPLDPMAPSDYDPAA; encoded by the coding sequence ATGAAGGTCATGATCGCCCGCCTGAACCACGAGACCAATACGTTCTCGCCGGTGCCCACGCCGCTGTCCGCATTCGGCAATGACGGCCCCGCCTACGGCGCCCAGGCCTATGCAGAGAACAAGGGCAAGCGCACGGCCATGTCCGCCTTCATCGATATTGCCGAGGCCAACGGCGCGACCGTGGTGACGCCGGTTTCCGCCACGGCCTACCCCAGCGGCCGGGTGTCGGCAGAAGCCTATAGCCAACTGTGCGATGCAATCGTGGCCGGCGCTCAGGGCTGCGGCGCCATCCTGCTCGATCTGCATGGCGCAATGGTGGCCGAAACTACCGACGACGGCGAAGGCGACCTGCTCGAACGCCTGCGGTGCCGCACGCCCGACGTACCCATCGCCGTGGCGCTGGACCTGCACGGCAATGTCACGCCCAAGATGATGGCCAACGCCGACGTGATCATCAGCTTCAAGACCTATCCGCACGTGGACATGTACGAGACCGGCGAGCACGCGGGCCGCATCCTGTACGACTGGCTCAATGGCGGCCCGCGCCCGGTGATGGCCTGGCGCCGCCTGCCGCTGATGACGCACACCCTGCGCAGCGCCACGGCCCAGGGCGCCATGCGCCGCGCGGTACAGGCGGCGCGGGGCGCGGAAGCGGACGGCATGCTGGGCGTCTCCGTGCTGGCGGGCTTCGCCCTGGCTGACATCCCCAATCCATGCCTGAGCGTGGTCGTGGTGGGCTCCGGGCCGCGGGAGCAGGCGGAACGGGTCGCAAGCGATATGGCGCAGGCCATCTGGGCCGAGCGCGACGGCTACTTCTACGATAGCGAGCCCCTGGGCGAGTCGCTGGCCCGCGCGGCGCAACTGGCCCGCGGCGCGGACAAGCCCGTGCTCCTGCTGGACCATGGCGACAACTGCATGTCCGGCGGCACCTGCGACACCATGGAGGTGCTGACGGCCGCGGTCGACGCCGGCCTGACGGGCATCATTGCGGGCCTGTACTGCGACCCAGAGGCAGTCGCCGCGCTGGCCGCGGCGGGCGAGGGCGCGCAGGTGGAGCTGGCGGTGGGCAACAAACGGCCGATTCCGGCCATCGGCCGCCCGGCGGCGCCCGTGCTGCTGCGCGGAGTGGTCCGCGCCGTGACTGGCGGCGAGTATGTCATTACCGGTCCGACGTACACGGGGCAGACGGCATGCATGGGCCGCAGCGCGGTGTTGGACATAGGCGCCGCGCAATTGGTGATCACCGAGAGAACCCACGAGCCCTGGGATCTGGGCGTGTTCGAGAGCATGGGGCTGGATCCGCGCCGGGCCCGCTTCGTGCTGGTGAAGTCGCGCATGTATTGCCGCCCTGTGTTCGAACCTATCTCCCAGGCGCTGGTGGAATGCGCCAGCGCGGGCGTCACCAGTTCGGACTTCGCGCTGTTTCCCTATCAGCGGCGCAGCCGGCCGCTCCATCCGCTGGATCCCATGGCGCCGTCGGACTACGACCCCGCGGCCTGA
- a CDS encoding nitrilase family protein: protein MQASEPQRSPAAVTWVASVQMEPAIGETAANIARSIELVEQAAAQGARLVVLPELANTGYMFDSRDEAYALAEAVPEGPSSQAWIALAQRLGIYLVAGIAERAGGRLYNSALVAGPDGYLGTYRKLHLWGDENLYFEAGDLGLPVFDTELGRIGVAICYDGWFPEVYRLLAVRGADIVAVPTNWVPMPGQTRDGPVMAHALTMSGAHSNGLTVVCADRVGTERGQPFVGRSLIVGSQGWTAAGPASIDQEEVLLAPIDLKASRRARQLNDFNHVLRDRRRDIYDEQLGAAAGLRQR from the coding sequence ATGCAAGCGTCGGAACCGCAACGTTCTCCCGCCGCCGTGACCTGGGTGGCCAGCGTGCAAATGGAGCCCGCGATCGGCGAAACCGCCGCCAACATCGCGCGTTCCATCGAACTGGTGGAGCAGGCCGCGGCCCAGGGCGCGCGGCTGGTGGTGCTGCCTGAACTGGCCAACACGGGATACATGTTCGATAGCCGTGATGAGGCCTACGCCCTGGCCGAAGCCGTGCCGGAAGGCCCCAGCTCGCAGGCCTGGATCGCGTTGGCGCAGCGCCTGGGCATCTACCTGGTGGCGGGCATTGCGGAACGCGCCGGCGGGCGCCTCTACAACTCCGCGCTGGTCGCGGGCCCGGATGGCTATCTGGGGACCTATCGCAAGCTGCACCTCTGGGGCGACGAGAACCTGTACTTCGAGGCGGGCGACCTGGGGTTGCCGGTATTCGACACCGAGCTGGGCCGCATCGGCGTGGCCATCTGCTACGACGGCTGGTTTCCCGAAGTCTACCGGCTGCTGGCGGTGCGCGGCGCGGACATCGTGGCGGTGCCGACCAATTGGGTGCCGATGCCGGGGCAGACCCGCGACGGGCCGGTCATGGCCCATGCGTTGACCATGAGCGGCGCCCACAGCAACGGCTTGACGGTGGTGTGCGCCGACCGGGTCGGCACCGAGCGCGGCCAGCCCTTCGTGGGCCGCAGCCTGATCGTGGGGTCCCAGGGTTGGACGGCGGCAGGACCCGCCAGCATCGACCAGGAGGAGGTGCTGCTGGCGCCCATAGACCTGAAGGCCTCGCGCCGCGCGCGCCAGTTGAATGATTTCAACCATGTGCTGCGCGACAGGCGCCGCGACATCTATGACGAGCAGTTGGGCGCCGCCGCAGGCCTGCGGCAACGCTGA
- a CDS encoding transporter substrate-binding domain-containing protein has protein sequence MSTPQDKHAERPDWRIGVLYSRSGVTGTTESQHFFGTVLAVEEINELGGVLGRPLAPVVYDPRSDAEEYRRLAARLLLDDEVSVIFGGCTSHCRKAMLPVVERSNSLLWYGSVYEGFEYSPNVIYTGAAPNQGSMQLAAYLIQNCGSRIFLVGADYIYPRETNRIMRETVEEHGGEILDETYLPLGCDDSEINDVVADIRRIQPDVVFSTLIGSDAQRFYQRYHEACQAEGAATAHIPIASLTMAESEVAEIGPRRCVGHITAATYFNTVDTPANAHFLERWRARFGDHPASVYAETCYSQMHLFARALQRVGSMDTRKLVQAVHQVQFDAPDGQMSVLAENNHSVLTPRIGVCREDGRFDIVWESDEPVKPDPYLTAFGLDEFWLK, from the coding sequence ATGAGTACGCCCCAGGACAAGCACGCAGAGCGGCCGGACTGGCGCATCGGCGTGCTCTATTCGCGCAGCGGCGTCACCGGAACCACGGAATCGCAGCACTTCTTCGGCACGGTACTGGCGGTGGAGGAGATCAACGAACTGGGCGGCGTGCTGGGGCGGCCATTGGCGCCGGTGGTGTATGACCCGCGCAGCGACGCCGAAGAGTACCGCCGGCTGGCGGCCCGGCTGCTGCTGGACGACGAGGTCAGCGTCATCTTTGGCGGCTGCACCTCGCACTGTCGCAAGGCCATGCTGCCGGTGGTCGAGCGCAGCAATTCCCTGCTGTGGTACGGCTCGGTCTACGAAGGCTTCGAATATTCGCCCAACGTCATCTATACCGGCGCGGCGCCGAACCAGGGCAGCATGCAGCTGGCTGCGTACCTGATCCAGAATTGCGGCTCGCGCATCTTCCTGGTGGGCGCGGACTACATCTACCCGCGCGAGACCAACCGCATCATGCGCGAGACGGTCGAGGAGCATGGCGGCGAGATCCTGGATGAAACCTATCTGCCCCTGGGATGCGACGACAGCGAGATCAACGACGTGGTTGCTGACATTCGCCGCATCCAGCCGGACGTGGTGTTTTCCACCCTGATCGGCTCCGATGCGCAGCGCTTCTACCAGCGCTACCACGAGGCCTGCCAAGCCGAAGGCGCGGCCACCGCCCACATCCCCATCGCCAGCCTGACCATGGCGGAGTCGGAGGTGGCGGAGATCGGGCCGCGGCGCTGTGTGGGCCACATCACCGCTGCGACCTATTTCAATACGGTGGATACGCCCGCCAACGCGCATTTCCTGGAACGTTGGCGCGCCCGCTTCGGCGACCATCCCGCCAGCGTCTATGCCGAAACCTGCTACAGCCAGATGCACCTGTTCGCGCGCGCCTTGCAGCGCGTGGGCAGCATGGACACCCGCAAACTGGTGCAGGCGGTGCATCAGGTGCAGTTCGACGCGCCGGACGGGCAGATGTCCGTGCTGGCGGAAAACAACCATAGCGTGCTGACGCCGCGCATAGGCGTGTGCCGCGAGGACGGACGCTTCGACATCGTCTGGGAAAGCGACGAACCCGTGAAGCCGGACCCGTACCTCACCGCGTTCGGCCTGGACGAGTTCTGGTTGAAATAG
- a CDS encoding substrate-binding protein, which produces MKSLLNSCRIRLSFVALLAGAASAHAAEPLRIGVPVGLSGANSVVAPGVVQASQLAADEINAAGGILGRQIVLEIADDASGAVGAQKAYDTLVFQKKVDAIIAMETSAARNAALPIVSRGKVPYIYTSFYEGRSCNRWLHVNGWVPEQQVAPVVDHFMQDRKAKTFFLVGSDYAFGRGMLKFTREYIEKQGGRVVGEEYLPIDGSDWTPVVSKIRSANPDALISSTAGGGPNVSLAKQVKAAGLSMPYGNLAIDEGTAKTMGDTAVGMYMSASYLTSIDTPQNRKFLDGLKAKFGNDAKTANEFSAPQYEAFYLYKAAVEKAGGTDAPKVVQALSAVTFDGPRGPVTMDRQRHAALTMRLGQVQQDGSIKILQTFDKVDPGAQCPDLK; this is translated from the coding sequence ATGAAGAGCCTATTGAATAGCTGCCGGATCCGCCTGTCGTTTGTCGCATTGCTGGCTGGCGCTGCCAGCGCGCATGCCGCCGAACCGTTGCGCATCGGCGTGCCCGTCGGCCTGTCCGGCGCAAACAGCGTGGTCGCGCCGGGCGTGGTGCAGGCCTCGCAACTGGCTGCCGACGAGATCAATGCGGCCGGCGGCATCCTGGGCCGCCAGATCGTGCTGGAGATCGCCGATGACGCCTCGGGCGCGGTCGGGGCGCAGAAGGCGTATGACACCCTGGTGTTCCAGAAAAAGGTGGACGCGATCATCGCCATGGAAACCAGCGCGGCGCGCAATGCCGCGCTGCCCATCGTGTCGCGCGGCAAGGTGCCCTATATCTACACGTCATTCTATGAAGGCCGTTCCTGCAACCGCTGGTTGCACGTGAATGGCTGGGTGCCGGAACAGCAGGTCGCGCCGGTGGTGGACCACTTCATGCAGGACCGCAAGGCCAAGACCTTCTTCCTGGTGGGCAGCGACTACGCCTTCGGCCGCGGCATGCTCAAGTTCACACGGGAATATATTGAAAAGCAGGGCGGACGCGTGGTGGGCGAAGAGTACCTGCCGATCGACGGTTCCGACTGGACGCCGGTGGTCTCCAAGATACGCTCGGCCAACCCGGATGCGTTGATCAGCTCGACGGCCGGCGGCGGACCCAACGTCAGCCTGGCCAAGCAGGTCAAGGCTGCTGGCCTGTCCATGCCCTACGGCAATCTGGCGATCGACGAAGGCACGGCCAAGACCATGGGCGACACGGCGGTGGGCATGTACATGTCGGCCTCGTACCTGACCAGCATCGACACGCCGCAGAACCGCAAATTCCTGGACGGCCTGAAGGCGAAGTTCGGCAACGACGCCAAGACCGCCAACGAATTCTCCGCGCCGCAGTATGAAGCCTTCTACCTGTACAAGGCGGCGGTCGAAAAGGCCGGCGGCACCGATGCGCCCAAGGTGGTGCAGGCCTTGAGCGCAGTCACGTTCGACGGCCCGCGCGGCCCGGTGACCATGGACCGCCAGCGCCACGCGGCGTTGACCATGCGCCTGGGGCAGGTGCAGCAGGACGGCTCCATCAAGATCCTGCAGACCTTCGACAAGGTCGACCCGGGCGCGCAGTGTCCGGACCTGAAGTGA
- a CDS encoding ABC transporter permease subunit, whose translation MTDRALTPQTLAGAADDASAQKAARSRSLLGLAGLCLVLTAAGPWLFDTYLLNVLIKALFFAVAAVTVDVLWGYTGYLTFGQSAFFGVGAYAAGLAFTHYGFSPAIAALAALAAVGAAALLALVTGWLSFYRGASPFFATVISLVLPIVLMQLVLSGGTYTGSSSGLTGYETFDLSLEAWYVIAAGGLSAVALLAWVVVRSDGGRILVALRDNEARCSYLGLNTAHWRIALLVACGAVAGLAGFGYGAFSGVVAPELTGFVFGTELIIWVALGGRGTIWGPVLGAILINVAGSYLSGNMPFVWQLLLGVTFVLVILLLPRGLLPLLIAPWRARSGRAATPALGERAIPARQAGGAAQALSLAGVSKHFGSLKVLEGIDLQARGGELVGLIGPNGAGKTTLMRCIADGAERSQGRLELYGHEVRRDGPEQCVRHGLGRKFQNANVFDTLTVAESLRIATTLRERPSWWRRSPTLHLPPYALETLRVTGLDHCLDHVARDLSHGQQQALELAMVLALEPGIVLLDEPTAGLSKAERLQIGHVLSSLAHRYGLCCLLVEHDLDFVKEIATRIVVLHQGRIVMDGGFREVVESELVRTIYAGGAPAAQGAGQ comes from the coding sequence ATGACTGACCGCGCATTGACCCCTCAAACGCTGGCTGGCGCCGCTGACGACGCCTCGGCGCAAAAGGCCGCGCGCAGCCGCAGCCTGCTGGGCCTGGCCGGGCTCTGCCTGGTGCTGACCGCGGCCGGTCCCTGGCTGTTCGACACTTATCTGCTGAACGTGCTGATCAAGGCGCTGTTCTTCGCCGTGGCGGCGGTCACCGTGGATGTGCTGTGGGGCTACACCGGCTACCTGACCTTCGGCCAGTCCGCCTTTTTCGGGGTGGGCGCATATGCCGCGGGCCTGGCCTTCACGCACTACGGATTCTCGCCTGCGATAGCGGCGCTGGCCGCCTTGGCGGCAGTGGGCGCCGCGGCGTTGCTGGCGCTGGTGACCGGCTGGCTGTCGTTCTACCGTGGGGCCTCGCCATTCTTCGCCACGGTGATCTCGTTGGTGCTGCCCATCGTGCTGATGCAGCTGGTGCTGTCCGGCGGCACCTACACCGGCTCTTCGTCCGGCCTGACGGGGTACGAAACCTTCGACTTGTCGCTGGAGGCCTGGTATGTGATCGCGGCGGGAGGCCTGTCCGCGGTGGCGCTGCTGGCCTGGGTGGTGGTGCGCAGCGATGGCGGCCGCATCCTGGTGGCGCTGCGCGACAACGAGGCGCGGTGCAGCTACTTGGGGTTGAACACCGCCCATTGGCGCATCGCGCTGCTGGTGGCCTGCGGCGCGGTGGCCGGCCTGGCGGGCTTCGGCTATGGCGCGTTCAGCGGCGTGGTGGCGCCGGAACTCACGGGCTTCGTCTTCGGCACGGAACTCATCATCTGGGTGGCGCTGGGCGGGCGCGGCACCATCTGGGGGCCGGTGCTGGGAGCCATACTCATCAATGTGGCGGGCTCCTATCTCAGCGGCAACATGCCGTTCGTCTGGCAGTTGCTGCTGGGGGTGACCTTCGTCCTGGTGATCCTGCTGCTGCCGCGGGGGCTTCTGCCCCTGCTGATCGCGCCTTGGCGCGCAAGGTCGGGTAGGGCGGCCACACCCGCGCTGGGTGAGCGCGCCATCCCCGCGCGGCAAGCCGGCGGCGCGGCCCAGGCCTTGAGCCTGGCGGGCGTGTCCAAGCACTTCGGGAGTCTGAAGGTGCTGGAAGGCATAGACCTGCAAGCCCGCGGCGGCGAACTGGTCGGGCTGATCGGCCCCAACGGTGCCGGCAAGACCACGCTGATGCGCTGCATCGCGGACGGCGCCGAGCGGTCCCAGGGCAGGCTGGAACTTTATGGCCACGAAGTGCGGCGCGACGGACCGGAGCAATGCGTGCGCCATGGGCTGGGCCGCAAGTTCCAGAATGCCAACGTGTTCGATACGCTGACCGTGGCCGAAAGCCTGCGCATCGCGACCACGCTGCGCGAACGGCCGTCGTGGTGGCGCCGGTCGCCCACGCTGCATCTGCCGCCCTATGCGCTGGAGACATTGCGCGTGACCGGCCTGGACCACTGCCTGGACCACGTGGCGCGCGACCTGTCGCATGGACAGCAGCAGGCCCTGGAGCTGGCGATGGTGCTGGCGCTGGAACCGGGCATCGTGCTGCTGGACGAGCCCACCGCCGGGCTGAGCAAGGCCGAACGCCTGCAGATCGGCCACGTGCTGTCGTCCCTGGCGCACCGTTATGGCCTGTGCTGCCTGCTGGTGGAACATGACCTGGATTTCGTCAAGGAGATCGCGACGCGCATTGTGGTCCTGCACCAGGGCCGCATCGTCATGGACGGAGGATTCCGCGAGGTCGTGGAATCAGAACTGGTGCGCACCATTTACGCCGGCGGCGCGCCGGCCGCGCAAGGAGCAGGGCAATGA
- a CDS encoding pseudouridine synthase, which translates to MEKVRISKLMSERGLCSRREADTYIERGWVRVDGVVVSELGARAYPDQVITLERAAQARQTSRVTILINKPVGYVSGQAEKGYTPAVALIDSRSRYAGDRAPQRFERAHLDGLAVAGRLDIDSQGLLVLTQDGRIAKHLIGEDSSVDKEYLVRVQGNLSENGLALLNHGLSLDGKALKPAQVRWQNSDQLRFVLREGKKRQIRRMCELVGLKVIGLKRVRIGRVSLGDLPLGQWRYLREDERF; encoded by the coding sequence ATGGAAAAAGTACGTATCTCCAAGCTCATGTCCGAGCGTGGGCTGTGTTCGCGCCGCGAGGCCGACACCTATATCGAGCGCGGCTGGGTCCGCGTGGACGGCGTTGTGGTATCCGAACTGGGCGCCCGGGCCTACCCTGACCAGGTCATCACCCTGGAGCGCGCCGCGCAGGCGCGCCAGACCTCGCGCGTCACCATCCTGATCAACAAGCCCGTGGGCTACGTCTCGGGCCAGGCCGAAAAGGGCTATACGCCCGCCGTGGCCCTGATCGACTCCCGCTCCCGCTATGCCGGCGACCGCGCGCCGCAGCGTTTCGAGCGTGCGCACCTGGACGGGCTGGCCGTGGCCGGCCGCCTGGACATCGATTCCCAAGGCCTGCTGGTGCTGACCCAGGACGGGCGCATCGCCAAGCACCTGATCGGCGAAGATTCCAGCGTGGACAAGGAGTACCTGGTGCGGGTGCAGGGCAACCTGTCCGAAAACGGGTTGGCGCTGTTGAACCACGGCCTGTCCCTGGACGGCAAGGCGCTCAAGCCGGCGCAGGTGCGTTGGCAGAACAGCGACCAACTGCGTTTTGTGCTGCGGGAAGGCAAAAAGCGGCAGATCCGCCGCATGTGCGAACTGGTAGGCCTGAAGGTGATAGGCCTGAAACGGGTGCGCATCGGACGGGTGTCGCTGGGTGACCTGCCGCTGGGCCAATGGCGCTACCTGCGCGAAGACGAGCGCTTCTGA
- a CDS encoding ABC transporter ATP-binding protein has protein sequence MTSIAAPALSMEAVSSGYKRAMVLHDVSLTVERGACVALLGKNGMGKSTLLKTVMGYLPKQRGRVSVGGVDATRLRPHEVARCGVAYAAQEQPLFPDLSIRDNLRLGLPREQLFDERFAQIAELFPVFTSRLRQHAGTLSGGEQKMLLVARGLMQRPALLLLDEITEGLQPSVIERLGRALNWERERHGTTMFIVEQNVAFALDVADRYLVLKQGSIVDEGEAGAPEAAGNIIAHLKV, from the coding sequence ATGACGAGCATCGCAGCGCCGGCGTTGAGCATGGAAGCGGTGTCCAGCGGCTACAAGCGGGCCATGGTGCTGCATGACGTGTCGCTCACGGTCGAGCGCGGCGCCTGCGTGGCGCTGCTGGGCAAGAATGGCATGGGCAAGAGCACCTTGCTCAAGACCGTCATGGGCTATCTGCCCAAGCAGCGCGGGCGGGTCAGCGTGGGCGGGGTCGACGCCACCCGGCTGCGGCCGCACGAAGTGGCGCGCTGCGGCGTGGCCTACGCCGCCCAGGAACAGCCGCTGTTTCCTGACCTGAGCATCCGCGACAACCTGCGCCTGGGACTGCCGCGCGAGCAACTCTTCGACGAACGCTTCGCCCAGATCGCCGAGCTGTTTCCGGTGTTCACGAGCCGCTTGCGCCAGCATGCCGGCACCCTGTCGGGCGGCGAGCAGAAGATGCTGCTGGTGGCGCGCGGGCTGATGCAGCGGCCCGCGCTGCTGCTGTTGGACGAGATCACGGAAGGGCTGCAGCCCTCGGTGATCGAGCGCCTGGGCCGCGCGCTGAACTGGGAACGCGAGCGGCACGGCACGACAATGTTCATCGTGGAGCAGAACGTGGCGTTCGCGCTGGACGTGGCCGATCGTTATCTGGTGCTCAAGCAGGGCAGCATCGTCGATGAAGGCGAGGCTGGCGCGCCCGAGGCGGCGGGCAATATCATTGCTCATCTGAAAGTATGA
- a CDS encoding branched-chain amino acid ABC transporter permease, whose translation MGLLLDILSTAAMLFIVTAGLMIIFGVMKIVNFAHGAILTLGSYASLVVTQLGLNPWLALPFALAVGVLVGMGVERLIVQPLYKRPLDAILATWGLGIVIGQLITMAFGREVKFADSPIHGAVSFLGTEYSAYRLFLVPAALLMYAAMTLLLSGTRFGVRTRAVIMNEDLARGLGINAERIRFTTFGLGAGLGALAGALITPLSSVDPNMGLPWLVSAFMLVMVSGHSITALLLTCLVYGACQVLVSVYVSPILGGVTIAVLAALTLRLRPQGFAHD comes from the coding sequence ATGGGTTTGCTGCTGGACATCCTGAGCACGGCCGCCATGCTGTTCATCGTGACGGCCGGGCTGATGATCATCTTCGGCGTGATGAAGATCGTCAACTTTGCGCATGGCGCGATTCTTACGCTGGGCAGCTACGCCAGCCTGGTGGTGACGCAGCTGGGGCTGAATCCCTGGCTGGCGCTGCCGTTCGCGCTGGCGGTCGGCGTGCTGGTGGGCATGGGCGTGGAACGGCTGATCGTGCAGCCGCTGTACAAGCGGCCGCTGGACGCCATCCTGGCCACCTGGGGACTGGGCATCGTGATCGGCCAGCTCATCACCATGGCATTCGGGCGCGAAGTGAAGTTCGCGGATTCGCCCATCCACGGCGCTGTGTCCTTCCTGGGCACGGAGTATTCGGCGTACCGCCTGTTCCTGGTGCCCGCGGCCTTGCTGATGTATGCCGCCATGACGCTGCTGCTCAGCGGCACGCGCTTTGGCGTGCGGACCCGGGCCGTGATCATGAACGAGGACCTGGCGCGCGGCCTGGGCATCAATGCCGAGCGCATCCGCTTCACCACCTTCGGCCTGGGAGCGGGGCTGGGCGCGCTGGCCGGCGCGCTGATCACGCCCTTGTCCAGCGTCGACCCGAACATGGGGCTGCCGTGGCTGGTCAGCGCCTTCATGCTGGTCATGGTGTCGGGCCATTCGATCACCGCGCTGCTGCTGACCTGCCTGGTCTACGGCGCCTGCCAGGTGCTGGTAAGCGTCTACGTCAGCCCGATCCTGGGCGGCGTCACCATCGCCGTCCTGGCCGCGCTGACGCTGCGTTTGCGTCCTCAAGGATTCGCCCATGACTGA
- a CDS encoding LysR family transcriptional regulator, with protein MELFVEVAKTRSFSRAAAMLGVPKSTLSRQVAELERSVGLRLLSRTTRKVELTDAGRLYFDRCQRIVAEAQIAHEELQKLVDTPAGPLRVNMPADFGTDFLAESFMEFSRRYPDVTFFLDLANPDHAQRVFQTCDISIEIGELPDSSQIARLLGMLPAHLYASREYLKKHGEPRHPSDLTRHECIEFRAKGAGQVTRWPLTDGQQHIEFTPGNRFSVNGVAMARRLALLGAGIVVLLGDQSAEQQSGQLQRVLPDWQLGPFPVYAVTETRLLPAKTRIFIEFLMERLGDVGQAKNTPAFMK; from the coding sequence ATGGAACTATTCGTCGAAGTCGCCAAAACGCGCAGCTTCAGCCGCGCGGCGGCGATGCTCGGCGTGCCGAAATCGACACTGTCCCGCCAGGTGGCCGAACTGGAGCGCTCCGTGGGCCTGCGCCTGCTCAGCCGCACCACCCGCAAGGTCGAACTGACCGACGCGGGCCGCCTGTACTTCGACCGCTGCCAGCGCATCGTGGCCGAGGCGCAGATCGCCCATGAGGAACTGCAGAAGCTGGTCGATACGCCGGCCGGGCCGCTGCGGGTGAACATGCCCGCGGATTTCGGCACGGACTTCCTGGCTGAATCGTTCATGGAATTTTCCCGCCGCTACCCCGACGTCACGTTTTTCCTGGACCTGGCCAATCCGGATCACGCGCAGCGCGTGTTCCAGACCTGCGATATTTCGATCGAAATCGGCGAACTGCCCGATTCGTCACAGATTGCGAGGCTCTTGGGCATGCTGCCGGCCCATCTGTACGCCTCGCGCGAATACCTGAAGAAGCACGGCGAACCGCGGCATCCCAGCGACTTGACCCGCCACGAGTGCATAGAGTTCCGCGCCAAGGGCGCCGGACAGGTGACCCGCTGGCCCCTGACCGACGGCCAGCAGCACATCGAATTCACTCCCGGCAACCGCTTTTCCGTCAACGGCGTCGCCATGGCCCGGCGCCTGGCCCTGCTGGGCGCGGGCATCGTGGTGCTGCTGGGCGACCAGTCGGCCGAACAGCAGTCCGGCCAATTGCAGCGTGTGCTGCCTGACTGGCAACTGGGTCCGTTTCCGGTCTACGCGGTGACGGAGACGCGGCTGCTGCCCGCCAAGACCCGGATCTTCATCGAATTCCTGATGGAGCGCCTGGGCGATGTCGGGCAGGCGAAGAATACTCCCGCTTTCATGAAATAA
- a CDS encoding ANTAR domain-containing response regulator: MDHSLRRLYEDLRSVAVAVVYPPGEDRDLLVEQLKRIGCRIHLHWPFPDGPPAGVDVIFFQVSQCGRNSAAWTASEVEATLIALSEYETPTTLKQLLKTNAHGVLTRPFRSAGVLSTLVLARSAKQFQSRQQSKINKLESTIKARRVIEKAIRVLMDHQRLDERAAYEHMRTRATGLRVSVAEVAAMIVEASEAMEKLGLGALRPGPSQNN, translated from the coding sequence ATGGACCATAGCCTACGCCGCCTCTACGAGGACCTGCGCAGCGTGGCCGTCGCCGTGGTGTATCCGCCGGGCGAGGACCGCGACCTGCTGGTCGAACAGCTCAAGCGCATCGGTTGCCGCATCCATCTGCACTGGCCGTTTCCGGATGGCCCGCCCGCCGGCGTGGACGTCATCTTCTTCCAGGTATCGCAATGCGGCCGCAACAGCGCCGCCTGGACGGCCAGCGAGGTCGAGGCCACCCTGATCGCCTTGTCCGAGTACGAAACCCCGACCACGCTGAAGCAATTGCTGAAGACCAACGCGCACGGCGTGCTGACGCGGCCGTTCCGCTCCGCGGGGGTGCTCAGCACGCTGGTGCTGGCGCGTTCGGCCAAGCAGTTCCAGAGTCGCCAGCAGTCCAAGATCAACAAGCTGGAAAGCACGATCAAGGCGCGGCGCGTCATCGAAAAGGCCATCCGCGTGCTGATGGACCACCAGCGCCTGGATGAGCGCGCCGCCTATGAGCACATGCGGACCCGGGCGACGGGCCTGCGCGTGAGCGTGGCGGAAGTGGCCGCGATGATCGTCGAGGCCAGCGAGGCCATGGAAAAGCTTGGCCTGGGGGCCTTGCGCCCGGGGCCGTCCCAGAACAACTGA